Proteins found in one Epinephelus fuscoguttatus linkage group LG4, E.fuscoguttatus.final_Chr_v1 genomic segment:
- the LOC125886939 gene encoding monoacylglycerol lipase ABHD2-like has product MTTLEDGDMNTFGPELPAMFDGVKLAAVATVLYIIVRCLNLKSTTAAPEIIHQDTLLNRYLLKSCPLLTKEYIPPLLWGKSGHVQTVLYGKMGRVNTPTPCGVRKFLPMPDGATATFDLFEPRGDHSTGDDITMVICPGIGNHSEKNYIRTFVDHSQRQGYRCAVLNHLGALPNVELTSPRMFTYGCTWEYAAMVGAIKRAFPQTQLVVVGFSLGGNIVCKFLGENRSNQDRVLCCITVCQGYSALRAQETFLQWDQCRRLYNFVLADNMKKLILSHRSTLLSLNSSHISEADVSRLYAATSLTQIDDSIMRKFHGYNSLKEYYEQESCVHYIKNVTVPLLLVNSSDDPLIHHSLLDIPRTLAEKMPNLIFVLTQHGGHLGFFEGAMLFPQPLTWMDKVIVEYTDSICQWEKNRPACQRSSHQDMNSSCLQSTGATVSG; this is encoded by the exons ATGACCACCCTCGAGGACGGTGACATGAACACCTTCGGCCCGGAGCTGCCGGCCATGTTTGATGGTGTGAAGCTGGCAGCGGTGGCGACTGTGCTCTACATCATCGTCCGCTGTCTGAACTTGAAGAGTACCACAGCAGCACCAGAGATCATCCACCAGGATACACTGCTCAACCGTTACCTGCTTAAATCCTGCCCACTGCTGACCAAAGA ATACATTCCTCCCCTGTTGTGGGGCAAGAGTGGACATGTCCAGACGGTCCTGTACGGCAAGATGGGGCGTGTCAACACTCCAACGCCCTGCGGGGTCCGCAAGTTTCTCCCCATGCCGGACGGGGCCACGGCGACCTTTGATCTTTTTGAACCTCGTGGAGACCACAGCACAGGAG aTGACATTACCATGGTAATCTGCCCTGGGATCGGTAACCATAGCGAGAAGAACTACATTCGGACCTTTGTGGATCACTCCCAGAGGCAGGGTTACCGCTGCGCCGTCCTCAACCACCTGGGAGCCCTACCCAACGTGGAGCTCACCTCGCCGCGCATGTTCACCTACG GCTGTACCTGGGAGTATGCGGCCATGGTGGGTGCCATCAAACGAGCTTTTCCTCAGACACAACTGGTGGTTGTGGGCTTCAGTCTGGGGGGAAACATCGTCTGTAAGTTCCTGGGTGAGAACAGATCCAACCAGGACCGAGTTCTGTGCTGTATCACCGTCTGTCAGGGTTACAGCGCACTCAG GGCCCAGGAAACATTCCTTCAGTGGGATCAGTGCCGGAGGCTCTACAACTTTGTGCTGGCGGACAACATGAAGAAGCTCATTCTGTCACACAG GAGCACTTTGCTCAGCCTGAACTCCAGCCACATCAGTGAAGCAGACGTAAGCAGACTGTACGCAGCCACGTCCCTGACGCAGATCGACGACAGCATCATGAG AAAATTTCACGGCTACAACTCGTTGAAGGAGTACTACGAGCAGGAGAGCTGTGTGCACTACATCAAGAAC GTCACCGTCCCTCTCCTGCTGGTCAACTCCTCAGACGACCCactcattcatcattcattgcTGGATATTCCACGCACACTTGCAG AAAAGATGCCCAATTTGATATTCGTCTTGACCCAACACGGAGGCCACCTTGGCTTCTTTGAGGGAGCCATGCTGTTCCCTCAGCCCCTCACCTGGATGGACAAGGTCATAGTTGAGTACACCGACTCCATCTGCCAATGGGAGAAGAACCGACCTGCCTGCCAGAGGAGCAGCCACCAGGACATGAACTCCTCCTGCCTGCAGAGCACAGGGGCGACAGTCAGTGGgtaa